The Gimibacter soli genome includes a region encoding these proteins:
- a CDS encoding MBL fold metallo-hydrolase, giving the protein MLKAQIIPVTAFQQNCSLVWCDETMEGAFVDPGGEPEKLIAAAEARGVKIVKLLLTHGHLDHAGGAAALRERLGVPVIGPQKEDAFWLERIETDAANYGLPGLRSVAPDEWLEDGEQVGFGNVMFDTVYCPGHTPGHVVFFEPNSKVAFVGDVLFKGSVGRTDFPRGDGPTLIKSITEKLWPLGSEVTFVPGHGPLSTFGDERQSNPFVADRVLSRAS; this is encoded by the coding sequence ATGCTCAAGGCCCAGATCATCCCCGTGACCGCTTTCCAGCAGAATTGCAGCCTTGTCTGGTGCGACGAGACGATGGAAGGCGCTTTCGTTGATCCGGGCGGCGAGCCGGAGAAGCTGATCGCTGCCGCCGAAGCGCGTGGTGTGAAGATCGTGAAGCTTCTCCTCACCCACGGGCATCTGGATCACGCTGGCGGGGCAGCTGCCCTGCGCGAGCGGCTTGGTGTGCCGGTGATTGGCCCCCAGAAGGAAGACGCCTTCTGGCTGGAGCGGATCGAAACCGACGCCGCCAATTACGGCCTGCCGGGCCTGCGGTCGGTCGCGCCCGATGAATGGTTGGAAGACGGCGAACAGGTCGGCTTCGGTAATGTGATGTTTGATACCGTTTATTGCCCCGGCCATACGCCGGGCCATGTGGTCTTTTTCGAGCCGAACTCGAAGGTCGCCTTCGTGGGCGATGTGCTGTTCAAGGGTTCCGTCGGGCGGACCGATTTCCCGCGCGGGGACGGGCCGACGCTGATCAAATCGATCACTGAGAAATTGTGGCCGCTCGGCAGTGAAGTGACCTTCGTGCCCGGCCATGGCCCCTTGTCCACCTTCGGGGACGAGCGGCAAAGCAATCCGTTTGTGGCCGACAGGGTGCTTTCGCGCGCATCCTGA
- a CDS encoding TonB-dependent receptor domain-containing protein produces the protein MSLKGALLASTVLALPTAAIAQETQDSGIEEVVVQGQYIPDEKRATSEISNILDAEAFARTGDSDVAVALTRVTGLSVVGGKYVYVRGLGERYSLAQLDGSTLPPLSPLRRDVPLDIFPTAMVGSVLVQKTFSPEYPLDFGGGVVDMRTKAVPDEQILEIGIGTKFNTESTFKGGLSYDGPNSEFFGFGGKMRDLPAALAANPTLEGMTAEERNAAAEALPNKWSIDAEDNLPAAKVDFTYGDRFESGDNAYGFLISGNYENEWDNEFGERNTYATSNAGLVPRDEVNAEACAKYESGDATDCGRRVTNQNISLNGILTVGAELGPDHALKATSVILRKSTKRASIEKGSFASDPGSIRTNSETWWEEREVWWNQVSGEHHFSHDSDTFQETQVNWLANYTRSTRDLPFWREFTYDFDENEQADLLSPRTDGNRTSYGALKSETWSGGVDILQPVTLGDTPVDFKLGAHMSDQDYTSSMLRYGFVFPAGANIELRKLVPEIVFGPVNLDPAGITLAEYTDPSDEFTGNQKITSLYAGIDAQLSDVLRIAVGGRYEKSEQDLLTFIRVTGEPDPVSRSEEDFLPAATLTWEFAENLQLRLAYSQTVNRPTLRELSRATFVNERGENVRGNPDLLTADIDNYDARIEWYFGAADFASVGVFYKDFTNPIEESYTILGEGPLKSLQNAAGAKLKGAEAELQINLPVREAFGWDFVGDREFFFNGNISYIDSEVDLTGQDTQATTLVRPLQGTSKWLGNASIGWEEFETGERVSLVLNYQGKRIDGTGLFGAPDVYENPPILLNFVYKRNVDVFGGPLEVSFKAENLLNDDYRRTQGEGIFEQYDLGRAFSLGFKYSF, from the coding sequence ATGAGCCTTAAGGGAGCCCTGCTTGCTTCCACCGTGCTCGCCCTGCCCACTGCAGCGATTGCGCAGGAAACGCAGGACAGCGGTATCGAGGAAGTCGTCGTACAGGGCCAGTATATCCCTGACGAAAAGCGTGCGACCTCGGAAATCTCCAACATCCTTGACGCGGAAGCCTTCGCCCGCACGGGTGACAGCGACGTGGCCGTAGCCCTGACCCGGGTCACCGGTCTCTCGGTTGTCGGCGGCAAATATGTCTATGTCCGCGGTCTTGGCGAACGCTACTCGCTCGCCCAGCTCGACGGCTCGACCCTGCCGCCGCTGTCGCCACTGCGCCGCGACGTGCCCCTCGACATCTTCCCGACCGCCATGGTCGGCTCCGTCCTCGTGCAGAAAACCTTCTCGCCTGAATATCCGCTCGACTTCGGCGGCGGTGTCGTCGACATGCGCACCAAAGCCGTGCCGGACGAGCAGATCCTTGAGATCGGCATCGGCACCAAGTTCAATACCGAAAGCACCTTCAAGGGCGGCCTCAGCTACGATGGTCCGAACTCTGAATTCTTCGGTTTTGGCGGCAAGATGCGCGATCTGCCGGCAGCCCTTGCTGCCAACCCGACGCTTGAAGGCATGACCGCCGAAGAGCGTAACGCAGCAGCCGAAGCCCTGCCGAACAAATGGTCAATCGATGCGGAGGACAACCTGCCCGCCGCCAAGGTCGATTTCACCTACGGCGACCGCTTCGAATCCGGTGACAACGCCTACGGTTTCCTCATCTCGGGCAACTATGAGAACGAGTGGGACAACGAGTTCGGCGAGCGCAATACCTACGCCACCTCGAACGCCGGCCTCGTGCCCCGCGACGAAGTGAATGCCGAAGCCTGCGCCAAGTATGAAAGCGGCGATGCCACCGATTGCGGTCGCCGCGTCACCAACCAGAATATCAGCCTCAATGGTATCCTGACCGTTGGTGCCGAGCTCGGCCCCGATCACGCCCTGAAGGCTACTTCGGTGATCCTGCGCAAGTCCACGAAGCGCGCTTCGATCGAGAAGGGTTCGTTCGCTTCCGATCCGGGCTCGATCCGCACCAACAGCGAAACCTGGTGGGAAGAGCGTGAAGTCTGGTGGAACCAGGTATCGGGCGAGCATCATTTCTCGCACGATAGCGACACGTTCCAGGAAACCCAGGTCAACTGGCTCGCCAACTATACCCGGTCGACCCGTGACCTGCCCTTCTGGCGCGAATTCACCTACGATTTCGACGAGAACGAACAGGCCGATCTCCTGTCGCCCCGTACCGACGGCAACCGCACGTCCTACGGCGCCCTGAAGAGCGAAACCTGGTCGGGCGGCGTCGATATCCTCCAGCCCGTCACGCTCGGCGATACGCCGGTCGATTTCAAGCTCGGTGCCCATATGTCGGATCAGGACTATACGTCCTCGATGCTGCGTTATGGCTTCGTCTTCCCGGCGGGTGCCAATATCGAGCTTCGCAAGCTTGTTCCTGAAATCGTCTTCGGTCCGGTCAACCTTGATCCGGCTGGCATTACGCTCGCCGAATATACCGACCCGTCGGACGAATTCACCGGCAACCAGAAGATCACCTCGCTTTATGCCGGGATCGACGCCCAGCTTTCCGACGTGCTTCGGATCGCTGTCGGTGGCCGCTATGAAAAGTCGGAACAGGATCTTCTGACCTTCATCCGCGTCACCGGCGAGCCTGACCCGGTCAGCCGCTCGGAAGAGGATTTCCTCCCCGCCGCGACCCTGACCTGGGAATTTGCCGAGAACCTGCAGCTGCGTCTTGCCTACTCGCAGACGGTGAACCGCCCGACGCTCCGCGAGTTGTCGCGCGCTACCTTCGTCAACGAGCGTGGCGAGAACGTTCGCGGCAACCCCGATCTCCTGACGGCCGACATCGACAACTATGATGCCCGGATCGAATGGTACTTCGGTGCTGCCGACTTCGCGTCGGTCGGTGTCTTCTACAAGGACTTCACCAACCCCATCGAGGAAAGCTACACCATCCTCGGCGAGGGCCCGCTGAAGAGCCTGCAGAATGCCGCCGGTGCCAAGCTGAAGGGCGCGGAAGCCGAACTGCAGATCAACCTGCCGGTTCGCGAGGCTTTCGGCTGGGACTTCGTGGGTGACCGCGAATTCTTCTTCAACGGCAACATCTCCTACATCGATTCGGAAGTGGACCTGACCGGTCAGGACACCCAGGCAACGACGCTGGTGCGTCCGCTGCAGGGCACGTCCAAGTGGCTCGGCAACGCTTCGATCGGCTGGGAAGAGTTCGAGACCGGCGAGCGCGTCTCGCTCGTCCTCAACTATCAGGGCAAGCGGATCGACGGTACGGGCCTCTTCGGGGCACCGGACGTTTACGAGAACCCGCCGATCCTCCTGAACTTCGTTTACAAGCGGAATGTCGATGTGTTCGGCGGCCCGCTCGAAGTCAGCTTCAAGGCAGAAAACCTGCTGAACGACGATTACCGCCGCACGCAAGGCGAGGGTATCTTCGAACAGTATGACCTCGGTCGCGCCTTCTCGCTCGGCTTCAAATACTCGTTCTGA
- a CDS encoding prepilin peptidase, whose amino-acid sequence MEPRASLADIHWPAFAAGLVIIGGACAYMMPDLPRLAASLVLLTALLYLALYDIRHMRLPNAVTFPLIALGLLHAGLNQYDNPFADSLIGAAAGYGILWGISAAYRALRGRDGLGLGDAKLVAAAGAWLGWQSLPFLLLFAAGGQLLALLIPPLIGKRFDSSAAIPFGPAITLSFWALWLVR is encoded by the coding sequence GTGGAACCGCGCGCCTCGCTCGCTGACATCCACTGGCCTGCCTTTGCGGCGGGTTTGGTGATCATCGGCGGGGCCTGCGCCTATATGATGCCGGACCTGCCCCGGCTGGCCGCCAGCCTCGTGCTGCTTACCGCCCTTCTCTATCTGGCGCTTTATGACATTCGTCACATGCGCCTGCCAAATGCTGTCACCTTTCCCCTCATTGCCCTCGGCCTTTTGCACGCTGGCCTTAACCAATATGACAATCCGTTTGCGGACAGCCTGATCGGCGCCGCTGCCGGATATGGCATCCTCTGGGGCATCAGCGCTGCATACCGGGCCCTGCGCGGACGTGACGGGCTGGGGCTTGGCGACGCCAAACTCGTCGCGGCGGCGGGCGCGTGGCTTGGCTGGCAATCGCTGCCGTTTCTGCTGCTTTTCGCGGCCGGCGGGCAGCTTCTCGCCCTCCTCATCCCGCCCCTCATCGGCAAGCGTTTCGACTCGTCCGCAGCCATCCCTTTCGGGCCGGCGATTACGCTATCATTTTGGGCGCTCTGGCTCGTCCGATAG
- the kynB gene encoding arylformamidase, with protein sequence MIYDISQTLRPGIPVWPGDTDYEMTETWEMNDTCPVKVSSLTLSTHTGSHADAPCHYTLDGLDSASTPLDTYLGPAQVIDLSQSVGALVTSDDLSGKLKDGVGRVLLKLFPTFPHDGWDPAFPAIHPETIDWLAAREVKLIGTDVPSLDPQESKTLDAHRRVAANGLAILEGLVLDAVPEGVYELIALPLKIEGADGSPVRAILRSL encoded by the coding sequence GTGATCTATGACATCAGCCAGACGCTCCGCCCCGGCATCCCGGTATGGCCCGGTGACACCGACTATGAAATGACCGAAACGTGGGAAATGAACGACACTTGCCCGGTGAAGGTCTCAAGCCTCACGCTTTCCACCCACACCGGCAGCCATGCCGATGCCCCGTGCCATTATACGCTCGACGGGCTCGACAGCGCCTCGACCCCGCTGGACACCTACCTTGGCCCTGCGCAGGTGATCGACCTTTCGCAAAGCGTTGGCGCGCTGGTCACCAGCGACGACCTCTCCGGCAAGCTCAAGGACGGCGTCGGTCGTGTGCTTCTGAAACTTTTCCCGACCTTCCCCCACGATGGGTGGGACCCGGCCTTCCCGGCCATCCATCCCGAGACAATCGACTGGCTGGCGGCGCGCGAGGTGAAGCTGATCGGCACCGATGTGCCGTCGCTTGATCCGCAGGAATCGAAAACGCTGGATGCCCACCGGCGGGTGGCGGCCAATGGCCTCGCGATCCTTGAAGGGCTGGTGCTGGACGCCGTGCCCGAAGGCGTTTACGAGCTGATCGCCCTGCCCCTGAAGATCGAGGGGGCGGATGGCAGCCCCGTTCGCGCCATCCTGCGCAGTCTTTGA
- a CDS encoding DUF3667 domain-containing protein, which produces MQARYRRFLAKLRKPFRYPERRRRRKLRDAMTEVQAREQRCLDCGTLMEGPYCHACGQKEGTLKRPLWTFITDAFDYTLSSDSRFYRTIVSLVLRPGFLTREYMNGHRTRYFPPVRLYIVVSIGFFLLLTLANVSILDLKLVPKDDEQTEETSETGGDAPAEAAPDTEPEAPQSDGVAPATEPAPAETTPANSPEVEAVVQDVISSLNESGVELKPEAKADLERQLRAKESAENADDDDVIIGAAGGTGFDLPEVPYRLTLGMFVPVSDAPRISLTPEETQKLIDSKQFDVLTVGAMHGLARSFEDPTTFNSLFNIWMPRALLVLMPIFALLLWITHWGKGRNYVHQLVFSLHFHSFLFLLMAALTVVVPIYGGDIGFSVFWWGTSLYIIVALKVGQMQGWIRAFLKAGFIWVTYFVILLGGILTAVFQGLRAL; this is translated from the coding sequence ATGCAGGCAAGATACAGGCGGTTTCTCGCGAAACTGAGGAAACCTTTCCGCTATCCCGAACGGCGGCGGCGCCGCAAGTTGCGGGACGCGATGACCGAGGTACAGGCACGCGAGCAACGCTGCCTTGATTGCGGCACCTTGATGGAAGGGCCTTACTGCCACGCCTGCGGGCAGAAGGAAGGCACGCTCAAACGCCCGCTCTGGACCTTCATCACCGACGCGTTTGATTACACGCTTTCGTCCGACAGCCGCTTTTACCGCACCATCGTTTCGCTGGTGCTGCGCCCCGGTTTCCTGACCCGCGAATATATGAACGGCCACCGCACCCGGTATTTCCCGCCAGTGCGGCTTTATATCGTTGTCTCCATCGGTTTCTTCCTTCTTCTGACGCTCGCCAATGTGTCGATCCTTGACCTGAAGCTGGTGCCGAAGGACGATGAGCAAACCGAAGAGACAAGCGAAACCGGCGGCGACGCACCGGCGGAAGCGGCCCCTGATACAGAACCCGAAGCCCCACAGAGCGACGGCGTGGCGCCAGCAACGGAGCCAGCACCTGCAGAGACGACACCCGCCAATTCGCCGGAGGTTGAAGCGGTCGTTCAGGATGTCATTTCATCCCTGAATGAAAGCGGCGTGGAACTGAAGCCCGAGGCCAAGGCGGACCTCGAACGTCAGCTGCGGGCAAAGGAAAGCGCCGAGAATGCGGATGACGACGATGTTATAATCGGGGCGGCCGGAGGCACCGGTTTTGACCTGCCCGAAGTGCCCTACCGCCTGACACTGGGTATGTTCGTGCCGGTGAGCGACGCGCCCCGCATCAGCCTGACGCCGGAAGAAACCCAGAAGCTGATCGACAGCAAACAGTTCGATGTGCTCACCGTTGGCGCCATGCATGGGCTCGCACGGTCCTTCGAGGACCCGACGACCTTCAACAGCCTGTTCAACATCTGGATGCCGCGTGCACTCTTGGTGCTGATGCCCATCTTTGCGCTGCTATTGTGGATCACCCATTGGGGCAAGGGGCGGAATTATGTCCACCAGCTGGTCTTTTCGCTGCATTTCCACAGCTTCCTGTTCCTGCTGATGGCGGCGCTGACCGTGGTGGTGCCCATATATGGCGGGGACATCGGTTTCAGCGTCTTCTGGTGGGGCACGTCGCTTTATATCATCGTCGCGCTGAAGGTGGGGCAGATGCAGGGCTGGATCAGGGCTTTCCTGAAGGCCGGCTTTATCTGGGTTACCTATTTTGTTATTCTTCTGGGCGGTATCCTGACCGCCGTATTCCAGGGGCTGCGCGCCTTGTAA
- the gspD gene encoding type II secretion system secretin GspD yields the protein MITRLHRFARPALLAALMLATPPLMAAEDHLLNFRDADVRALIDDIAMITGRTFIVDPRVKGKVTVISRTPVPQGEVFDVFLSALKANGFTAFATANGAWKIVPEEGAAFDAQPVGKGTGDQMVTQIFRLSHIDTISALNTVKPVVNPQGRVIGHRTQNFLVVVDYAANMDRVAKLIAGIDADKSVVELIPLKHSSAAEIVNILATLRGGANGEAPDSAFAAVPVTSSNSVILKGPAEVVSRMKSLVGDLDNRNEAQGDLKVVYLSHADGEALVPILSEVSQSLASAQGEATPGTRRATVSFHKATNALVINASPEMQQTLEGVVRQLDIPRAQVLVEAIIVEISDNAAKELGLQYILAGGEGSWIPFTATNYSNTAPNVLAATGALVLDKKYGDDEDGPFSDGIKALGTAAVDSFLGMNGFAGGIAGQTKDGTLFGVILNAVASDTGSNILSTPSVMTMDNAEASILVGQEIPITTGEALGSANTNPFRTIDRKEVGVKLAVTPQINEGDEIRLNLEQEVSSVSGPVAANSTELVTNKREIKTTVSVRNGEIIVLGGLIEENERVSVEKVPLLGDIPVLGRAFRSEGKRKQKTNLMVFLRPTIVRSASDLAAVTSRKYGLMRDQQVSRSKTGESSLDAMMQDVIGSGVQN from the coding sequence ATGATCACACGCCTTCACCGGTTCGCACGCCCTGCCCTTCTCGCTGCCCTGATGCTGGCGACCCCGCCCCTGATGGCGGCGGAAGATCATCTGTTGAATTTCAGGGATGCGGATGTGCGTGCCCTGATCGACGATATCGCCATGATCACCGGCCGCACCTTCATCGTGGACCCGCGCGTGAAGGGCAAGGTTACCGTCATCTCGCGCACCCCGGTGCCGCAAGGTGAAGTGTTCGACGTGTTCCTCTCCGCCCTCAAGGCCAACGGCTTCACGGCCTTTGCCACCGCCAACGGCGCCTGGAAGATCGTGCCCGAAGAAGGCGCCGCCTTCGACGCGCAGCCGGTTGGCAAAGGCACCGGCGACCAGATGGTCACCCAGATTTTCCGCCTCAGCCATATCGACACGATCAGCGCCCTCAATACCGTCAAGCCGGTGGTGAACCCGCAAGGCCGGGTGATCGGCCACCGCACGCAGAACTTCCTTGTTGTCGTGGACTATGCCGCGAACATGGACCGCGTGGCCAAGCTGATCGCCGGGATCGACGCCGACAAAAGCGTGGTCGAACTCATCCCCCTGAAGCATTCGTCGGCGGCCGAGATCGTCAATATCCTGGCCACCCTGCGCGGTGGTGCGAACGGCGAGGCCCCGGACAGCGCTTTTGCCGCCGTGCCGGTCACCTCCTCCAACAGCGTGATCCTCAAGGGGCCTGCCGAGGTCGTCTCGCGCATGAAGTCGCTGGTTGGTGACCTTGATAACCGCAACGAGGCACAGGGTGACCTGAAGGTGGTTTATCTGAGCCACGCGGACGGCGAGGCGCTGGTGCCGATCCTGTCCGAAGTCAGCCAGTCGCTGGCGTCGGCACAAGGCGAAGCAACGCCCGGCACGCGGCGCGCCACCGTCAGCTTCCACAAGGCGACGAACGCCCTTGTCATCAATGCGAGCCCCGAGATGCAGCAGACGCTTGAAGGCGTTGTCCGGCAGCTTGATATCCCGCGTGCGCAGGTGCTGGTGGAAGCCATCATCGTGGAAATCTCGGATAACGCCGCGAAGGAACTGGGCCTCCAGTATATTCTCGCGGGCGGTGAAGGATCGTGGATCCCCTTCACGGCCACCAACTATTCGAACACCGCCCCGAACGTGCTGGCCGCCACTGGCGCCCTCGTCCTCGACAAAAAATATGGCGACGACGAAGACGGCCCGTTCTCGGACGGTATCAAGGCCCTTGGCACCGCCGCCGTTGACAGCTTCCTCGGCATGAACGGCTTCGCGGGCGGCATCGCCGGCCAGACGAAAGACGGCACGCTTTTCGGGGTGATCCTGAATGCTGTGGCCTCGGATACGGGCTCCAACATCCTCTCTACCCCCTCGGTGATGACGATGGACAATGCCGAAGCCTCGATCCTTGTGGGCCAGGAAATCCCGATCACCACGGGTGAAGCCCTCGGCAGCGCCAACACCAACCCCTTCCGCACCATCGACCGCAAGGAAGTGGGCGTGAAGCTGGCCGTCACCCCCCAGATCAATGAAGGCGATGAAATCCGCCTCAATCTGGAGCAGGAAGTCTCGAGCGTATCAGGCCCTGTCGCCGCCAACTCGACCGAGCTTGTCACCAACAAGCGCGAGATCAAGACGACCGTCTCGGTGCGCAACGGCGAGATCATCGTGCTGGGCGGCCTGATCGAGGAAAACGAGCGGGTCTCGGTCGAGAAAGTGCCGCTCCTTGGCGATATCCCTGTCCTTGGCCGCGCCTTCCGCAGCGAAGGCAAGCGCAAGCAGAAAACCAACCTGATGGTCTTCCTGCGCCCGACCATCGTGCGCAGCGCCAGCGACCTTGCCGCCGTCACCAGCCGCAAATACGGCCTGATGCGCGACCAGCAGGTGAGCCGCAGCAAAACGGGCGAATCCTCGCTGGATGCCATGATGCAGGATGTGATCGGCAGCGGGGTGCAGAACTGA
- a CDS encoding tryptophan 2,3-dioxygenase, protein MTDTAAPKTSVDLTGEGIHWKQNLSYGSYLDLDNLLACQNPVSDEHDEMLFIVIHQASELWLKLCVHEIGAAMKLLEQGEDLGPVFKMLARVSRIQANLQQSWEILSTLTPADYAAFRDKLGHSSGFQSFQYREVEYRLGNKNAQMAEAHRDVPARYARLQAVLDAPSFYDLCLQLLARRGFDIPAEVTNRDWRQPYKANAKVEDAWLAIYRNTADHWDLYELAEKLVDLEHHFHAWRFAHMKTVERIIGYKPGTGGTGGVSYLQKALDLRFFPELWTARTRM, encoded by the coding sequence ATGACCGACACCGCAGCCCCGAAAACCAGCGTCGACCTGACCGGCGAAGGCATCCACTGGAAACAGAATCTGAGCTACGGCAGTTATCTCGATCTCGATAACCTGCTGGCCTGCCAGAATCCGGTATCGGACGAGCATGACGAGATGCTGTTCATCGTCATCCATCAGGCCTCCGAGCTGTGGCTGAAGCTGTGCGTGCACGAGATTGGCGCCGCCATGAAGCTCTTGGAACAGGGCGAAGACCTCGGCCCCGTCTTCAAGATGCTGGCGCGCGTTTCGCGCATTCAGGCTAACCTGCAGCAGTCGTGGGAAATCCTGTCGACACTGACACCTGCCGACTATGCCGCCTTCCGTGACAAGCTCGGGCATTCGTCAGGCTTCCAGTCCTTCCAGTACCGCGAAGTTGAATACCGGCTTGGCAACAAGAATGCCCAGATGGCCGAAGCCCACCGCGACGTGCCCGCGCGCTACGCCCGCCTGCAGGCGGTGCTGGATGCGCCAAGCTTTTATGATCTGTGCCTACAACTCCTCGCCCGCCGCGGCTTCGATATCCCGGCCGAGGTGACGAACCGAGACTGGCGCCAGCCTTACAAGGCGAATGCCAAGGTTGAAGACGCGTGGCTTGCCATCTACCGCAACACCGCTGACCACTGGGATCTTTACGAACTAGCTGAAAAGCTGGTCGACCTTGAGCATCATTTCCACGCTTGGCGCTTCGCCCATATGAAAACCGTGGAACGGATCATCGGCTACAAGCCCGGCACCGGCGGCACCGGTGGGGTCAGCTATCTGCAGAAAGCGCTCGACCTGCGCTTCTTCCCCGAGCTTTGGACCGCGCGGACGCGCATGTGA
- a CDS encoding type II secretion system protein N, producing MTDQTAAPAAALRQPAPASLFRRLVELGLVVMLGLVAAHFVWLMVAPASRLPAPAADLQSAASFTRKPAEKLDLGILTRFDPFNRSLAAPVTESAEAAPETSLDLKLFGVRLSDDPAHSSAIIQTGGKDQSVYRPGDEILSGVRLDRVYDNRVSLSRAGVIETLSLDDGSGPILGGNTPAKVATAVGPAIAANDLKSVLRQVRLVPRREGQRITGWQIDTDGSPAGAAALKSYGLEPGDVLASLNGETLGSAEDLTDALSEIDRTGSVRLEIERAGKRIPLTLSSESNPA from the coding sequence ATGACAGACCAGACGGCAGCGCCTGCAGCAGCCCTTCGGCAACCGGCCCCGGCCAGCCTTTTCCGCCGGCTGGTGGAGCTTGGCCTTGTCGTCATGCTCGGCCTCGTGGCCGCCCATTTTGTCTGGCTCATGGTCGCCCCGGCGAGTCGCCTGCCTGCCCCTGCTGCGGACCTGCAATCAGCCGCAAGCTTCACCCGGAAGCCCGCAGAAAAGCTCGATCTCGGCATCCTTACCCGCTTCGATCCCTTCAACCGCAGCCTCGCGGCCCCGGTGACTGAAAGCGCGGAAGCCGCCCCCGAGACGAGCCTCGATCTCAAGCTTTTCGGGGTTCGGCTTTCGGATGACCCGGCGCATTCCAGCGCCATCATCCAGACCGGCGGCAAGGACCAGAGCGTATACCGTCCCGGTGACGAAATCCTCTCCGGCGTACGACTCGACCGGGTTTATGACAACCGGGTCAGCCTCAGCCGCGCCGGTGTGATCGAAACGCTGTCGCTGGATGACGGCAGCGGCCCGATCCTCGGCGGCAACACGCCCGCCAAGGTTGCTACCGCAGTTGGCCCGGCAATTGCCGCGAACGACCTGAAGTCGGTGCTCAGGCAGGTGCGGCTTGTGCCCCGCCGCGAGGGCCAGCGCATCACCGGCTGGCAGATCGATACCGACGGAAGCCCGGCAGGTGCAGCTGCCCTTAAATCCTATGGCCTCGAGCCCGGCGATGTCCTCGCCAGCCTGAACGGCGAAACGCTCGGCAGTGCCGAAGACCTCACGGATGCCCTTTCGGAGATTGACCGCACAGGCAGCGTCCGCCTTGAAATCGAACGCGCCGGCAAGCGCATTCCCCTGACCCTCAGTTCAGAAAGCAATCCGGCATGA